CTCAGTAGAAGATCTGCTTTAATGTTAACAGGGTTGTAGGGGGACATATCCCGGTGAACCTGTGGCTTGAGTAACCTTGTATTGGGAAACCAGTCGTGTCTTGCAAATAGGAGACTTTACATTTGACAATAAGTTGAATGTATATGTACTGTGGAACTGtatttactgtttttcaaaGGAGTGAGCTTTTGGGAGAGTGAGAAAGAAGGTGACTGCCACGTTTTGGCAGGTAAGATTTATTTTACCACTGCGTcagttcttttttgtttcagtttgtctcATTTTCTTACTTTATGAATATGAACGTAAGTGTTACGAATACAAACCACACATTTCAAATTAATGGAGGGATACAAGCACTAAGAGGCtacatacttttatttttgaagagtgGATGTTCAGGTAAAGAAGTTTTGAGATTAGCTAGTTTATAGCACCCAACACATCTGACTTTTACAGATCAGCCCCTGGACACGAGGACAGCCTGGAACGGTAACTCGAAGGTGTGCCCTGCCCAGGGCCAGTGGTGGAGTATCTGTGGTAATGCACATGTAAGCTTCTTCAGGGCTTGTGGCTGTCAGtacaataaaaaaacctgactTAATTCTGTTGTGACACACTGATGTCCCCACGTGCCAATTCACATGGAGTAGTTCACTCCCATCACATACCAGCTGAAAGGGGGTTCCCAAAATAGTGTTGGTCTCTGATCCTCAGAGCCCAGAAGCACAGGGAGCAGTAACTCAGGATGGCAGCTCATCTTCATAGGTACAGACAGGAAAAGGGGCTgccgttttgtttttttttttttaatcaaagctgACCGGGGCTGTCAGCTCATGGCACACACAGTAGAACATGGAGAGTATGTTTCACTGCAAGGCGGCCTTCCTCGATGGGGGGAACACTGGCAGATCCAGCTCCTCTGGCCTGCAGGGCAGTGATGCCTGCGGAGGCTCTGGGGTCTGTGAGCCGCGCTGGGCGCGGAGCCCCCCGAGGGAGGCCGCCCCGGGCCGCCTGTCCCGCTCACCGCCGAGCTGGGCGGCCGGCCCTTGCGAGCGCTGTACATTCAGCCGGCCAGGGAGGCATTCAGCCACCGAGCGCCCAGGCCGCACCTCCCCCGGGCCGCGGGACCCTCCGCCGCCGGGCCCTGCCCGTTCGCGCCCGCGGACAGCCATTTCACGGCGCCGCCCGGCCGGTCCCTTCAGGTAATAGCGGCAAGCGGGCACCTGCCTGGGCGGCGCTCGCCGCCCTTTCCCCGCTGGGCGCGCTGGCGAGGCCACGCCGGCCCCACGCGTGACAGCGCGGCCACCCGCGGGCGGCCCGCCCCGGCGCTGCGGGCCCGCAGCCGCTCCGTGGGGCGCGGGGGCCGCCCCGGCCGCCTCCATCTTGTGccggccgcggccccccgcGCGCGGCGGGCGGCACGGGCCGCGCCCGCGACCCCTCCAGCTCTgcgcgcgggggcggggcggcgcgtGCGCAGAGGCGAGGCGTTGGGCCGCGGGGGCGTGGCCGGGCTCGCGGATCTCGCGAGATCTCGCAGGCTATATCTGGGAGGGGGCGGGGGCGTGGCTTCCTTTAGTGCGCGTCCGTCCTCCGTGCCGTACGCAGTGCCGCGCAGACCGCGCCAGCAGGCCCAGAAGATGGAGGACAGCGCCATGGACATGGAGAGCATGGGTCCCCTGCGCCCCCAGACCTTTCTCTTTGGTAACGGCCTTACCGCGCTCCCGGTgcccgccggcccggcccctccgcTCCCTTAGGCCTCGGGGCCTAGCGGGAGGTGGCCCGAGGCGGTGGGGGCCGCGGCCTGGGGCCGGCCTTGCGCCGCGCCTCAGCGGGGAGGCGGGTGGGGGACGGGAGGGGCCTTGTCGGGGGAGGGGGCGCGCCGCGGCCGTGACCGCCGCGCGCTGCTCGGCGGCGCGCACCCCACGTGGCGGACCGCTGGCACGtggcggcggcccggcccggcccggtgcGCTTTTGTCCTCCTGCTCCCGACCGTTCCTAAGGACGCGGCCGCGCTCGGAGCGCCCagccggcgggcggcggccgaGCACATGGCAGCGCGGCGGAGCACGTGGAGGGCGGCGGGCCGTGGCACGCCTTGCCTGCCGCCGGGCCCTGGGGGCAGGCCCGGCCGCCGGCGCTGGGCGTCCCGGGGGATGGCGTACCCGCGGGCAGCGAGAAGGCTGAAGGGGGGTGGGCTCGCAGCGGATGGGCTTGAAAGGGCCGGGCGAGGAGCTGCGCGGTCGGCAGTAGGCCGCGGACTCGCCTGGGGTTTTCCCCACCCCACGTGCTTCTCTCGTGGGCCTGGCGTGCCGTTGGTTTTCTGTGCTAGTACAGAGCCTCGGAGcatcaggttttaaaataactggTTACAAATACTTGCATCTGAATTAAACTGTGTGCTTATAATTAACTGGTCTTTTTACAGGCTGCGAGCTTAAAGCAGATAAGGAGTATCAGTTCAAAGTagatgatgaagaaaatgagCATCAGTTGTCTTTGAGAACGGCAAGTATTTGGTTATTAAGTAGCGGCATGCAGTGTTGTGAGAAGTGAGCTTTTTAACACGCGCCTTTATTTCCTTAAAGTTGTCTTTTAGTGGTAAGTGTTGTTACGTGAATCTGTTAAATACTAAGCTCTTGTTGGGAGTGGAGCCTACCATGTCACTTGAAATATTTGctgtattggaaaaaaaaaattaaaatatgcacTGATGTTTTGTTGTTACAGCAAGCAATACAGATctggaaaagtttaaaaatgaattcaCAGTAGGTTATTAAATTTATACTAGATGGAATTAAAGGCCAGAATATATACACTGACATCTCTAATGCAGTAGTGCAGAATGCTACAGGAGcacaggagggaggaaagactTATAAGGATCATGTGTGGGCACATTTTAGTAggctttattaaaaacattattttgaaaagccTTACCATATATTCCCCAAACATAATTCCAGTGCTTTTTTCAGTAAGCAGCTAATAACTAAATCTAAAGAAGTGAGGGATTATGTTTTATTGTCCTTAGTGTAGCTCTCTCTAAGCATGTTTACTGGCAAACTCTCTGTTTCATTCAGATAATGCATCTAATAGGCTATTTGCTGAGCAAGATACTCCTGGAAATCAGGATCTGTACACTGGGAGTTCTTAGATGTGTCCTTAGGTCTTTCTGCTGCCACAGCAAGCAAGACACAGTATTTCCAGGCTTCTGTTCTGGGCTGAGCATGTTACTTTTGATTAGCAAAAAGATAATATGCCACAACTTCATGGGCAAGGAATTTAGAGTTGTAGCATCTGTCtactttgttttattattgtGTTTATTGAAATACAACGAGGTACCTTGATACCTGGAAATGAGAGTCTTGCAGTTGTGGATTACTTCCTACAGCAGAACAGTTTCCTACATTGCATAATAATGCTCTCCAAACTTACTGACAGTGATACTTAAATCACTTTAATATAGGTATTACAGTTTTGTGAAGCATGTGTCTTCAGTTCTTACATTTTATGAAAATCACAGCCTGGACTTGACAATGACTAATTTGTTCTTAATTAGAATTTCTTTTGAGGGAAGAATATAACCGTAAAGTATGCATAGGACAAGTTCATGCAGATAGTTCTCATATCTGAATGTTTGTCATGCAGATGAAATTTGTCACTGAGTGGTACTTGAGTTGTATGTCTTTATCCAAAGATCTTGGTTTTGGAAGATTGCCTATGGCATCTCTTCTGATGCTGTGCACTCTTCATGGGGAATGAAGGAGATTGGAGGCATACCAGTACTTAGTTTTTAGggttggggggggaaaaaaagtcttaattcAATAACCTGTCTTTAAAGACAAAAGATGATACACAGGAGAAATGTGGGCTGAAGTAACAAATGACAAATGGGAAATGTCTTAGGGGCTTGGAAGATATTAGACATGGctacaaacagaaaatgcattgGCAAGCAGAAGAAGGAGTTGATGGAAGATAAAGTGTGAAGGTAGCAAATACCTTGTGCATCTGATAAAAAACTAGATATATAAAGATTGACTGACAGATGTCAATTAAGATACAAATGTGGGGATGGACTTGGGTGTGAGGTACAGAAagaagtggggagaaaaaaggataaaagtgaaaaaggaggaggattGATGCATGTAGAGGTAGAAAGTGGCATGAGGGTTTCTGTAGATATCTTACTAATGATTCCTGAGGACACAGAGGGATCGTCACTGCTTCATTACCTATTTATTGGCAGTGTGCATTCCTTCAGTGTAGAAATTAAAGCACATGAATGGATACTTGCCAGACGTTCAGTAAATAATTAATAGCAAGTGCCGTGGTATTGCTTGAACTGCTGCAAATGACAGGAGTAACTGGGGGTGGAGGGTGTGCTCTGACATTCCTGTCCTGGTGGGTAGTTCCACCAGCTGAACGATGCAGTGTTGTCGCTAACCCGTTTGAGAGGTGAGATCAGAGCAGCGATTTCATGTCTTTAACTTGACAGTAACAAAACTCGCCAGGACCAGTGAATCCTGTATCCTGGTTCTCAGCCTTCAGCCTGATACATCTTGTCTGGGTCATTATGGTCTGCCCAAAACTTAGCTCTTGGACAATGCAAATTTGAGTTGTATACCTCTGCCTGAAGTGTTTACAGCCACGTCTTCCATGGAGGAtggaaagctttcttttcatgGGCCTTGGGAAAGGAAACAAGAGCGCATTGTTCACTTGTCTTGGGAGTAATTGTACTTCAAGGGATTCTTGGTTTTCACATCTCATGCGTGTAATTCTGACTCAGATGCCAGAGGTTCAGAGAACTGGAATTTCAGACCTCTCCCATGTCTCACTAATTTGCCTCCCTGCAGCTATGATTTTTGACTCTTCAGAAAGTGCCAGACTTGTACCCAGTGTAAGGAATCCAGACACTTGAGTTTTGAAATGCTCTGGGACAGCAGCTCTCAGTCCTTGGTGAATTAACGCAGAAGGCGTATGCATAAATGACAGTACTGGACTGAGCAGTTGTTATGACTTAACTCCTCATTGAATGTCAAGCAAAGAATGTAGTGTGATGAAGTGAAGCAATTGGCAGATGAAACAtggcaggaaggggaaggataaaggctgtgattctgtagtAGTGATAGCAGTTGTTTCCCTTCCTCCAGGCATGTGCTTGTACTTCTTCCTTCGGGCCAGCTTCAGTGCTGACTGGACTTGTCACTGACCCATTTCAATGCAATAATCCAGGAGCAAAAGGTCTCCTTTTCACTCTCAACAAAACACATGCCTTGAGTTGCACCTTACAAGTGCCAGTGTTGTGGGGAAAGAGAGGACATTGGCTTGGGGAGGAGTGCAACTGAATCAGCAGTCAGAAATACAAACTTCAGTCTTGAGATGCGAAATGTTGAATGGAGTTTAAAGACTTCAGAATATTTGGGAAGATTCTCAGAATATGTGCTGTTTACTTCACAGGTTACTTTAGGGGCTGGAGCCAAAGACGAATTACACGTTGTAGAAGCAGAAGCATTGGACTATGAAGGCAACCCTACTAAAGTAGTACTGGCATCTCTGAAAATGTCAGTGCAGCCTACGGTAAGTACAGGAACTTAAAAAACTCTACTATCACTTGGGTCTCAGGTGAGAAAGACAAGTTAGAAAAGGTTTTGGTTGACTGAATTTTAGTGAAACTGCACAGTGGGCAGTAGGTTCAGACAAGTGTCAGTCTGGCATGTGTAGGAAATACAAGCTAAATatgaatgtgattttttttttttttgtgcctagTAGATTTTACTCTAGCCATCGAGAGACGATAGACTTTTGTTCAGATGACGTGGttcttttttaagaagttaTAGTTATGCATGCCATCTCTGCATATAGAAATGTGTTTGCAAGCAGATTATCTACAGCCTGTGTTGCGTTCTTTGAGCCTGAGATGAGAAAAATCTAGTTTTACTGCAGGTCCCAAGCTCTTAAGAGATTTGAAGGATGACTGCTATCCTTGTTTTAAAGGCACCCTACTTGTCATTCCTGCCATCTGGAATGTAATTTGAGTCTGTGTTGCTGATGTTGTGCAAGTGGAACTGCACAATGCTAGGGGCAGGTGTGATGGATAATGTTCAAATGGGCATTGCTGccaagaggagttagaaacaAATGGGGATTGGTCTGGCTTTGAAAAATGTGCTGTAATTATGATAAGCAATGAGAGTGTAGTAAACCGTGTTGTGGCTTATTTACCCTGATTTGACTCACTTTTGGGATATTCTGTCAGATGAAAACTTGGAGTAACTGTATTAGCTTTGGCATCCATGGATGTTGGTGCTCCTGGTTTCATTTGAATGGATTGTCTGTTAAGCACGTTTTGCTTGAATAAATTacaatgcttttttccttaggTTTCATTAGGTGGCTTTGAGATCACACCACCGGTGGTCTTGAGGTTGAAATGTGGTTCAGGACCTGTTTACGTCAGTGGTCAACATCTCGTAGGTATGTATTACACTGGTTACTAGTTTGTGGTCTTGCTACCTGCCAGCACCAGCAGAACTTGTGTGATATATCTGGTATTTCAAGCAGTACTTTCTCAATACTGACCCTCTGACTCTTTAATTCACTGTCCTCAGAGGCATGAGTTAACTGTAGGACAAAGGAGTTTGGAGAAATGCTTGCATACCTCTTCTTGCCTCTTGTTTTGTATGGATAAGGGCAGTTCGTCAGCCTTGCAATTTGAGTTCTAATTTCTGTCCTTAAAAATAGGTGTTAGGTTCCTGGTGTTAGTGtttcacagcagaaagctgTGAGCTTTCTGTTTATTAGTTGAGAGTGAGAAGACTGCCCATGAAATAGTTTTGAGTTTGCACTAAAAACTTAAGCTAGGACTAGCCTTCTCCTTTGTAGAATTGTctttgaaactgatttttagAAGTTCTTTTAAATGTGTCTCCTTAGAAATGGAGAAAACTTTATTCTTGAGTTTCTATGGCTTCTTTTATGTGAGGAACATTACAGGCAGCGTATGGATGGTTAATCacccattttttatttcagtgtagtAGTATCTGCATACAGTCAACAGGAAGTTTCTGATCTCAGTGGTTAGGTTGCTAGTAGGAAGCTTCCTATCATTTCAGGACCTCACTAAGACCTTGCCTGTTTAGTTGTGGGTGATactcttctgtttgttctttaCTAGCAATTGTGTTTTAACTGTTGTTAAATGAGGTGAGTTTTTTACACATTGTCATCCTTTTATCAGCCTTAGAGGAAGAACCAGAATCAGACGATGAGGAAGATGATGCAAAAATTGTGAACACTTCAACAAAGAGACCAGCAAGTGGAGGAGGAGCTAAAACACCACAGGTATGTATGCTTTCAACCAGCTTgctgcagaattttcttttggtttggtATTAACGCTGCCATTAGGAGTAAGCAGTTAAATGGCCTGCTATGATTTACTTAATAGGTGGTCGACTGACATCTGTGgagaagaattattttgtatttgggTCTTGACAAATACTAAATTAAGAAGTGTAGTTAAGTATGGATAGTTTCCAAAGCTTTGCTAGAGGGGCTAATACAGAGGCCACTTCTATGTGGAAGTTTTGTCCACTACAGTGACTGAGTGTGCAGATTCTAGTATAAACATCAGTGCACTGCAAGAGTTCAAATGCTGATTGAAGCTCTGTAGTGTAGAAGGAAAGGTTCATAGCTCCCAGTGTGCTGTAAATTTGTCAGTAGCTTTTGACTTGTCAGCTGTAACATGTTGATTTTTAGCTAAATTGATGAATGATAGTCTTGTAATTATGCCACAAATTGTTGTGGATCAAGGTTGCTGTTTATTAAGACAAAATGGTATTGACACTTCACATACTTacctgttttaagaaaaaagcaaaattatcagaagatgatgaggaggatgatgaagacgaggaggaggatgatgatgagtatgtattcttttttttgataatgcattttgaaataccAGGTTAACTTTCAGAATACAAATTGTGTGACGTAACTGGATGTGAGCAAGCTACTTTATCTTGGctacaaaaaaagcagaattaccTCAAGTTTATCTCAGCAATGCAATCTAAATTAGTTACTAAAATATGTCTTACTGTGTTATAATACTTAGTTTCATGTAATTCATTAACTTCTAATAAATTTAGAATGTCTTTATTAGTAGTAGTGGAAGTCCTTAGATACATGTCTTCAGTATTGAAGCAGAAGGGAACACATTTAATGGCTTTAACAGTAGAAGTGGAGTATTTGGCCAAACACCTTGCTGTGTGTTAAGGTATAAAGTAGATTTGGGAAGATTACTTGCTTCCTTcttgaataaaacattttattggaGGTGAGGGGGAAGACTTAATTCCTAATGTGATTAAAGCTGTGAGCATGAATCTTGAGTTATGGTGACTGCCTTTCTAATTGTAGTGATGAGGATGACTTAGAGGATGATGAGGAAGAGATGAAAACACCAATGAAGAAAGTAAGTGGcttatatgtacacacacattgTGACCCTCTTCACTCATGAAGGATTAAACAGCCTTTTTAATGAAGTTGAAAGGAAGTGAGTGATAACACCAGATGGACTTAATATCTGCAGCTAAGTTAATTCAGACAGAGCAAGTGCTAACACCTCAACTTACTAAGAGGTGCTAATTTACTGTCCTGATTTTGAGTCATCTTTGAGGATTCGTATGAAGACCCCTAAAGCAGAAGGTGGGGGGAGgaagctgtgtttctgtgagaTAGCTGTTTAAGTTTGAACTCTGCATTTATTGTAATGCAGAAGCTAACTGAAATGTCCACTTTGTGTAGTGTTCTGTTTCATAATTGACTGGATACCAATACAAGGGATGACAGTAACTGGGCAGATAGTCCCCTAAATCAATGAGTTCAAGCACAGCTATTTGGAACGTGTGAAT
This window of the Nyctibius grandis isolate bNycGra1 chromosome 22, bNycGra1.pri, whole genome shotgun sequence genome carries:
- the NPM1 gene encoding nucleophosmin — its product is MEDSAMDMESMGPLRPQTFLFGCELKADKEYQFKVDDEENEHQLSLRTVTLGAGAKDELHVVEAEALDYEGNPTKVVLASLKMSVQPTVSLGGFEITPPVVLRLKCGSGPVYVSGQHLVALEEEPESDDEEDDAKIVNTSTKRPASGGGAKTPQKKAKLSEDDEEDDEDEEEDDDDDEDDLEDDEEEMKTPMKKPVRDTPGKNMQKAKQNGKDSKPSTPASKSKTPDSKKDKSLTPKTPKVPLSVEEIKAKMQASIDKGSSLPKLEPKFANYVKNCFRTEDQKVIQALWQWRQTL